In Candidatus Palauibacter soopunensis, the sequence CTGCGTCTTCTTGCCGCGGGGGCTGGCGGAGATCTCGATCGGGGAATCCAGGGCGTCGTCGGGATTCTCGAACCGCAGGTCGCACTGTCCGCCCTCGAACAGGGAGTCGAAGGTGCGGTGGAAGTTCGTCCTCACCTGCTCGAACGTCTCCATGAGCGCGGAGGTCGCCTCCCGGTTGATCCGGCGGATCGAGGTGCGGAGGTCGTCGCGCGCGCGGGTCAGGTCGTCGCGCTGTCCGGTCAGGAATTCGAGACGCTTCTGTTCTTCCTCGTATTCCTGCTGCGCGAGAAGATTGACGGCGCCGATGCGGGCGATCGAGCGCCGCACGCGCTCCAGCTCGGGTTCCCATTCGGCGGGGTCCGCATCGTCGACGGGGTCGACGCGCTCCCGGAGTTCCGCGAGCGGCGCGTCCCACTCCGCCTCGACGCGGCCCCGAATCGCGGACTCCAGGGCCTCGAGTTGCGTAATCTCCAGTTCGAGCTGATGCCGGGCGTCCACGCGCTCGCGCTCGCGCCGCCGCGCCTCGCTCAGTTCCGACTCGAGCCGGTCCAGTTGTCCGCGGCGTTCGGTGATTCGTCGCTCCAGCGCGGCGAGGTCCGCTTCGTGCCGCGTCCTGGTTTCGAGCGCGGCGCCGATGGACGCCTCCACTTCCTCCGACTGCGCCCGGCTGTCGGCGATCACCGCCTGAAGCCCGTCCACTTCCCGCACCAGCGTCCGCGACCGCTCCTCCGCGTCGTCCGCGGCCTCGGCGAGGCGGCTCTCCACGCCGCGTCGATTCTCGACCTCGGCTTCCCGCCGCGCCTGCGCCAGCTCCGCGTTGTGCAGTTCGGCTTTCCCCGCTTCGGCGGCCGCGCGGGCGACACCGGCCTCCTTTCGTGCCTCCTCGTACGCGGAGGACAACCGCGAGACCTTCCGGTCGAGGTCGCCGCCGCGGGCGTCGTCGTCCGCCGAGAGCGACACCTCATCCTCGCTGAACGCTTCGAGTTGTTCGATGCGGCCGGCGAGTTCGCGACGCTCCTCGTCCAGCCGGACGAGCCGCGCCTCCGCGGAGGTCCGGTCGGCTTCGGCTTCGCGGCGGGTCGACTCCGCATCGGACACCGAGCGCTGCAGCGCGTCCACCTGCGTGAGCGCCTCGGCGGCTCCGGCCCCCAACGCCTCCACGTCCTCCCGCGACCGCGCGCGATCCTCCTCCAGCGCCTCCACTTCCTCGCGCAGAGCCCGGAGTTCGGCCCGCCGGCTCAGGAGTCCCTCCGAGGTGGCGCCTCCCAGGTAGACCCCGCCCCACCGATCCTGGCGCCGCCCCTCCGGGTCCACCCAGGGGTGCGGGCGCGGCGTCAAGTCGCCTGCCGGGGGGGCCGCGATGCCCGCGAGCAGCGCCTCCACCCAGACGGCGCCGGCCCCTTTCGCGTCAACGTGTCGCAGGAGCGGCGCGTCGGCCTCCGCCGGCCCCGGGAGCGGGCCCGGATCGAGCGGGAGCACGAGGATGCCTTCCTCTCCGTCGCGCCGTTCGAGCCACGCCTCGACCGCGCGGACCGCGGACCAGTCGCGCACGACGACCGCGTGCAGGTACGGGCCGAGATGAGACTCGACCGCGGATGCCCACGGAGCGGATACCTCCATGAACTCCGACAGCGCGCCGTGAAGCCCGGGGATCGCGCTCCGGTCCTTCAGCAGCCGGGCGACGGCGTCGGGGAGCAGGGCGCTCGACCCCACCAGGGAACCGAGACTCGAGGTGCGGGCGCGCGCCGTGGCGAGGCGGCCCTCGAGGTCGGCCGCCTCCTCGCGGGCCCGACGCAGCGCTCCGTCCGCGGAGGAGGCGGCGTCACGCGCCGCCTCCAGCCGTTCGCGCGCTTCCTCCAGCGTCCGGCCCGCCTGCGCCTCGCGTTCCGACGCACTCTCCGCCTCCGTTCGAAGCCCGTCCTCCTGGGCGGCCAGCGCATCGAGGGCGGGCCGTCGCCGCTCGAGTTCCTCGCTGCGGTCGCGGGCCCGCACTTCCTTCACGCTGAGTTCGATCCTCCAGCGCTCCACCTCGCGGTGCGCCTCTTCGAGCGCTTCCCTCGCGTCAGCGCGCTCGCGCGCGGCAGCATCGGCCGTCTCGGCCAGGGTCTCCGCGTGACGCTCGAGTCGAGCCGCCGCGGCGGCGCCCTCGGCGGCGAGCGACTGCCCCTCCTTCAGGGCCAACCGTGCTTCCGCCACGCGCTCACGGAGGTCCTCGCGCCGGCGTTTGTTTCGGCGCACTTCCTCCTCGAGGGTCCCCAGCCGGTCGCGCGCGCTCGAAGCTCTCGCCTCGGCAAGGAGGCGGGTCCGTTCCTGCTCCTCCACGGCGCGCCGGGCCTCCTCGAGGCGCCGCGCGAGACCGGCCCGTTCCCGCTCCATGTCGGTGTACTCCA encodes:
- the smc gene encoding chromosome segregation protein SMC, with product MKIKALTLRGFKSFADRTRIELHDGITAVVGPNGCGKSNLSDALRWVLGEQRPTAIRGSRMEEAIFGGTEARQPIHRAEVLLELSNEDGVLPVPYADVAIGRTVYRGGESEYTLNGTACRLKDILDLCRDTGLGSNAYAMIEGRMVDAILSDRAEERRTLFEEAAGIGRYKDRRRIATRRLEQADSDLQRLDDVLVEVGSKVRSLAQQRGRAERHATLRARLLQLEVAVADAKLEETTGRLAEARAELERLEPDTGPDHVDLGTAETRAETLRLEYTDMERERAGLARRLEEARRAVEEQERTRLLAEARASSARDRLGTLEEEVRRNKRRREDLRERVAEARLALKEGQSLAAEGAAAAARLERHAETLAETADAAARERADAREALEEAHREVERWRIELSVKEVRARDRSEELERRRPALDALAAQEDGLRTEAESASEREAQAGRTLEEARERLEAARDAASSADGALRRAREEAADLEGRLATARARTSSLGSLVGSSALLPDAVARLLKDRSAIPGLHGALSEFMEVSAPWASAVESHLGPYLHAVVVRDWSAVRAVEAWLERRDGEEGILVLPLDPGPLPGPAEADAPLLRHVDAKGAGAVWVEALLAGIAAPPAGDLTPRPHPWVDPEGRRQDRWGGVYLGGATSEGLLSRRAELRALREEVEALEEDRARSREDVEALGAGAAEALTQVDALQRSVSDAESTRREAEADRTSAEARLVRLDEERRELAGRIEQLEAFSEDEVSLSADDDARGGDLDRKVSRLSSAYEEARKEAGVARAAAEAGKAELHNAELAQARREAEVENRRGVESRLAEAADDAEERSRTLVREVDGLQAVIADSRAQSEEVEASIGAALETRTRHEADLAALERRITERRGQLDRLESELSEARRRERERVDARHQLELEITQLEALESAIRGRVEAEWDAPLAELRERVDPVDDADPAEWEPELERVRRSIARIGAVNLLAQQEYEEEQKRLEFLTGQRDDLTRARDDLRTSIRRINREATSALMETFEQVRTNFHRTFDSLFEGGQCDLRFENPDDALDSPIEISASPRGKKTQRIHLLSGGERALTALALLFAIYLAKPSPFCLLDEVDAPLDETNILRFVGMLKEFKEETQFIVITHNPRTIENADWIYGVTMQEAGVSSIVGVEFNSATQVA